From a single Mus caroli chromosome X, CAROLI_EIJ_v1.1, whole genome shotgun sequence genomic region:
- the Gpr101 gene encoding probable G-protein coupled receptor 101, whose translation MPPSCTNSTQENNGSRICLPLSKMPISVAHGIIRSVVLLIILGVAFLGNVVLGYVLHRKPNLLQVTNRFIFNLLVTDLLQVALVAPWVVSTAIPFFWPLNIHFCTALVSLTHLFAFASVNTIVVVSIDRYLTIIHPLSYPSKMTNRRSYILLYGTWIAAFLQSTPPLYGWGHATFDDRNAFCSMIWGASPAYTVVSVVSFLVIPLGVMIACYSVVFGAARRQQALLYKAKSHRLEVRVKDSVVHENEQGAKKRDEFQDKNEFQGQDGGGQAEAKGSSYMEESPMVAESSSQKTGKGSLDFNAGITEGKDSDEVSNGSMEGLEVITEFQASSAKADTSCIDVNQCNIDVGEDDVEFGMDEIHFNDDVEAMRIPESSPPSRRNSTSDPPLPPCYECKAARVIFIIIFTYVLSLGPYCFLAVLAVWVDIDTQVPQWVITIIIWLFFLQCCIHPYVYGYMHKSIKKEIQEVLKKLICKKSPPVEDSHPDLHETEAGTEGGIEGKAVPSHDSATSP comes from the coding sequence ATGCCACCCAGCTGCACTAACAGTACTCAAGAGAACAATGGCAGTCGAATATGCCTCCCCCTCTCCAAGATGCCTATTAGTGTAGCTCACGGCATCATTCGCTCCGTTGTGCTGCTCATCATCCTTGGTGTAGCCTTTCTGGGTAACGTAGTGCTGGGTTATGTATTGCACCGTAAGCCAAACTTGCTGCAGGTGACCAACCGGTTCATATTTAACCTGCTTGTCACTGACCTGCTGCAGGTTGCTCTCGTGGCCCCCTGGGTGGTGTCCACTGCCAttcctttcttctggcctctcaacATCCACTTCTGCACTGCCCTGGTTAGCCTCACCCACTTATTTGCCTTTGCTAGTGTCAATACCATTGTGGTGGTGTCAATTGATCGTTACCTGACCATCATCCACCCTCTTTCCTACCCATCCAAGATGACCAACCGACGTAGTTATATTCTCCTCTATGGCACCTGGATTGCAGCCTTCCTGCAGAGCACACCTCCACTCTATGGCTGGGGCCACGCTACTTTTGATGACCGTAATGCCTTCTGTTCCATGATCTGGGGAGCCAGCCCTGCCTATACGGTTGTCAGTGTGGTATCCTTCCTCGTTATTCCACTGGGTGTTATGATTGCCTGCTATTCTGTAGTGTTCGGTGCAGCCCGGAGGCAGCAAGCTCTCCTGTATAAGGCCAAGAGCCACCGCCTGGAGGTGAGAGTCAAGGACTCTGTGGTGCATGAGAATGAACAGGGAGCAAAGAAGAgggatgagttccaggacaagaatgagttccagggtcaAGATGGAGGTGGTCAGGCCGAGGCTAAGGGAAGCAGCTACATGGAAGAGAGTCCCATGGTAGCCGAGAGCAGCAGCCAGAAGACCGGAAAAGGAAGCCTGGATTTCAATGCAGGTATCACAGAGGGCAAGGACAGTGACGAGGTCAGCAATGGCAGCATGGAGGGGCTGGAAGTCATCACTGAATTTCAGGCTAGCAGTGCAAAGGCAGACACCAGCTGCATAGATGTCAATCAGTGCAACATTGACGTGGGCGAAGATGATGTAGAGTTTGGCATGGATGAAATTCATTTCAACGACGATGTTGAGGCGATGCGCATTCCAGAGAGCAGTCCACCCAGTCGTCGAAACAGCACCAGCGACCCACCTTTGCCTCCATGCTATGAGTGCAAAGCTGCTAGAGTGATCTTCATCATCATTTTTACTTATGTGCTATCTCTGGGGCCCTACTGCTTTCTAGCAGTACTGGCTGTGTGGGTGGATATCGATACCCAGGTACCCCAGTGGGTGATCACCATAATAATCTGGCTTTTTTTCCTGCAGTGTTGCATCCACCCATATGTCTATGGCTATATGCACAAGAGCATCAAGAAGGAAATCCAGGAGGTACTGAAGAAGTTAATCTGTAAGAAAAGCCCCCCTGTAGAAGATAGCCACCCTGACCTTCATGAAACGGAAGCTGGCACAGAGGGAGGTATTGAAGGCAAGGCTGTCCCCTCTCATGATTCAGCTACTTCACCTTAA